A single genomic interval of Phocoena sinus isolate mPhoSin1 chromosome 15, mPhoSin1.pri, whole genome shotgun sequence harbors:
- the LKAAEAR1 gene encoding protein LKAAEAR1 encodes MASPLQQASCPFDSETPPHTRGAGPKAGCTGSRGAGAGNPRRGRVRPKERAPTGHRLPSAGPEDAARAGEGTARRVPREQAGKGVQGAGARVGCAKAETPTPSWALKPEGLEAIHLLFSDLLEDVGAAASVFPSESAELGHRMPDPRAWTLQLETPAQRQDRVLGVLKAAEARGRVRALRLRYARLRAEELSLLIQRQKSARAALRLELFLPPQLKPTRIPDPLDRRERRRVETILEEKVDGSIFPR; translated from the exons ATGGCGTCTCCCCTGCAGCAAGCCAGCTGTCCATTCGACTCTGAGACTCCGCCGCACACAA GAGGTGCGGGCCCTAAGGCGGGCTGCACGGGGTCCAGAGGGGCCGGGGCCGGGAACCCACGGCGGGGCCGGGTCAGACCGAAGGAGCGGGCGCCAACGGGACATCGTCTTCCCTCGGCAGGGCCCGAGGATGCAGCCAGAGCCGGCGAAGGGACCGCGCGCAGGGTCCCGCGGGAGCAAGCGGGTAAGGGCGTGCAGGGCGCGGGGGCCCGCGTGGGGTGTGCCAAGGCGGAGACCCCGACGCCGAGCTGGGCCCTCAAGCCGGAGGGCCTGGAGGCCATCCACCTGCTCTTCAGCGACCTGCTGGAGGACGTGGGCGCGGCCGCTTCCGTCTTCCCGAGTGAGTCAGCAGAGCTGGGGCACCGCATGCCTGACCCGCGCGCGTGGACGCTGCAGCTCGAGACGCCCGCGCAGCGCCAGGACCGGGTCCTCGGCGTCCTCAAGGCCGCCGAGGCCCGCGGCCGAGTCCGCGCTCTCCGACTGCGCTACGCCCGCCTGCGG GCGGAGGAGCTCTCGCTCCTAATCCAGCGCCAGAAGTCCGCGCGCGCCGCCCTCCGGCTGGAGCTGTTCCTGCCGCCGCAGCTGAAGCCCACGCGGATCCCAGACCCCCTAGACCGTCGAGAG CGGAGGCGCGTGGAAACCATTCTGGAGGAGAAAGTCGACGGCAGCATCTTCCCGCGTTGA